Sequence from the bacterium genome:
GCATTGCCAACCTTTTCATCCAGTACTTAGTTGATCATTACGGGATCGCCGTTTTAAAAGAATCGGCCTTATCCTCAAAAACCGGCATCGAAAGCCTTAACGAAGCTCTGAAAAAACTCGGGGCCGTTGATGACTTTTCTCAGATCTTCACTAACTGGGCGGTTGCCGTTTTCATCAATAGCTGCAATTTCGGTTCCAACTATTGCTATTTGAATCAAAGCCTGCGCAACTTTAAAGTCGTGCCTCAGGCTAACTTTCTGCCGCCGGTTCCGAAAACTAGTCTGTCGGTAGTCAACACCACCAAAGGCTGGGCAGCTAACTGGTACAAGTTTTTCGGCATCAAAGGGGATCTCTCTTTTGAGTTTGCAGGTTCTTTCCAGGCGAACTCTTCGTTCAAGATTCCTTATCTGATTGAAGATAAGAAAGGCGCGTATACTATTGATTTTCTGAATCTTAACAATCTTCATCAAGGCAAGATTGAAATTGAGGATTTTGACAAAAAGTTTTCTTCGCTGGTGGTAATTCCTCTGCTATTGGGGAAAACGACCGGTTTTTCGGAGACCGAGCCCTCGATCCAGTTTTCCTGGACCGCTTCTGCCAACCTCGAGCAGTCATCTCCGGAAAACCAGGAAGAGATTAACAGGCTTTTGGCAAAGATAGAAGAGCTAAAGCAGCAAATCAAAAACCTTCAGATCCAGCTGATAGCTTTGGGCAAGCTTCCAAAGGCTTCTTGCCAGGAATTTTCAAAAGACCTCTATTACGGAATGACTAATTCTGATGACGTTAAGTGCCTGCAGCAATTTTTAAAGTCAAAAGGAGAAACGATTTATCCAGAAGGCTTGGCCAGCGGCAATTATCTTTCCTTGACGACTTTGGCGGTCAAGAGATACCAGGCCTCAAAAGGAATAATCCAGACAGGATATTTCGGCCCCTTAACCAGGGCGGCGGCAAATAAAGAGAGGTATTGACAAGATTAAGCCTATTTGCTATACTCTAAGTCGTAATTAGTGATAAGCTCTGATTCGGCATAAATCCCTCCTCGAGCAGGGATTTTTGCTTTTTATTCCTTATCCCGCAGATTATTTTAATTTTAGAATCCCTTAA
This genomic interval carries:
- a CDS encoding peptidoglycan-binding domain-containing protein; its protein translation is MKKILFIAILSIVFLPLKGLAFFVGETQTFNVEPVYDSSQRQQLSATLRKTTTFTYFYFDDSWWSGLSQDQQNQVTNSINNLGEEFDGKIYPLLTQNFGQEWTPGIDRDTRITILFHPMKETSGGYFNSGDEYPKAQSLKSNEREMIYINANSATSPLLKSFLAHEFQHLINFNQKERLRGVTEDVWLNEAKSEYTSTLLGYDNVYDGSNLERRVRNFLDKPYDSLTEWRNQPQDYGIANLFIQYLVDHYGIAVLKESALSSKTGIESLNEALKKLGAVDDFSQIFTNWAVAVFINSCNFGSNYCYLNQSLRNFKVVPQANFLPPVPKTSLSVVNTTKGWAANWYKFFGIKGDLSFEFAGSFQANSSFKIPYLIEDKKGAYTIDFLNLNNLHQGKIEIEDFDKKFSSLVVIPLLLGKTTGFSETEPSIQFSWTASANLEQSSPENQEEINRLLAKIEELKQQIKNLQIQLIALGKLPKASCQEFSKDLYYGMTNSDDVKCLQQFLKSKGETIYPEGLASGNYLSLTTLAVKRYQASKGIIQTGYFGPLTRAAANKERY